The following nucleotide sequence is from Solanum dulcamara chromosome 7, daSolDulc1.2, whole genome shotgun sequence.
CTAAGCGTAAGGTTAAAGAAATGACTCCTTACTCATCatcatacacatatatatacatatatacatatccatgtgcttgaagaacaagtatataattaattaacggAGGAAAatgttggaaaacttaccttgaactctttcaagccatggctgcctccctctcttctctcacgtttttcctcttctttggctGTTGTTTTTGGATGAATAATGAGgttaagagtcacttaacatgtatatatatgtttccttagggagtgacatgtgtcatcccctaagggtgacatgtgttatcccctaagggtgacatgtgtcatcccctaagggtgacatgtgttcGGCCCTCATTGgcccaacacatacatgctgccaataaggggctgccacgtggtagtggggtctACCtatcccaagcaggtgggtcacgtACTTGACCCCaaacaggtgggtcacctgcttgcttgaggttcttccacgtgtcactcttccattggctgccacgtgtcatcttttccccttcctcgtgggtttgtaatcttgttttactttaagaacccgagtaatccatgctacataagcttggtacaTCTTTAAGTAACCTacgtgtataagacttctaaattagtagcttacgtaggtaaattaaGTCCTACGATTCATTTGTTGTCCTCCAACTGATTCTGggttctcacgactctatttccagccttccctctcacggggtatcacatcctccttTCCTtaaagtcatttgatagtgtcatagcttatccgactcacatgataatgtctaaggaacttaagagatatttagagtttaaaagtgtggggtgtaacaacaatTCCCAAATAGTCCATCTAAAACTACGACTTCTAAAATACGGTTTTCgacctttattttataaaattacaaCCACACGGAAGGGAGCACAACATGGATGCAACCAACAGTACTCATACTCGTCCATAGCTATATTTTCAGCCCTTTAACATGTATAAATCACCCTCAAATACAACACCACACTAACGACGATACTAGTTAAATTTTAAGCCAACTAGAATAACATCAACACAACCCCTACACGACTTGCAACACCCTTTAATAATAACATGCATATTTCCATGTTTCCAACCCATATTTACACATCTATAAAATTCTTAAACCCTTACTCAAATGTGTGAAaacagaatcaagccataccttaacaacttAGCATCCGAAACTTGCCGAAAGTTGTAGGTTCGTGTTGACCTCCTTGCTTCCCCAAGAATTTATTTACGTTGTTAAACATCGTCACTTAATCAAAGAATACCtcagataattaattcacggagtaAAAGTTGAAACCTTACCTTGAAGCTGCCCtaaccgtagctctttctttctttctctcaatTTTCTTCTCTATGTTTAAGTGCAGCAACGTTCAATTGTAGCAAAAGGATGAACTAAGACTTAGTTCTTAGTCATTCTTGACTTTTATAACTCATCTTtggaagtgacacgtggcatcccctaagggtgacgcATATCCATCCCctacacgtgtccaaccctaaaggtgacacgtgtctaacTCCCATAGGGCCACCTCCTCCATGCTCCAACTAGCTATTTCCACGTGGCTTGGTGGGGCTCACTttttaagtaggtgcatcacctacttccCCTTTtttgtaggttcgtaatctcgtctcactttaagaacctatgtaattcttgctacttaagctcgacatgtactcaagaaGCTTGATTATGTACAACATCTAAATCGGTAGCCTAcacaagtaggtcgattaccatgactcattacttggcctcaattccttttaaatccttccaatcctatttccaaccatcactactcacatagagctAACTTATGCACACTTTGGGGTGTTGCATcctcctcccttccttagactTATTTGATAACATCATGGGTAACACGGATCACATGgtagctttagagaagctaaataaatGTTTCCATGTACCGAAAGTGCGGAGTATAACACAAAGATTCCATTGTGTCCGAAATGTAGAATTTAGTAGAGTTACAtatctagtttatttttatGGGGTGTTGATCGAATTCTGAGAGTCCATTCGGAGACTTAGACTTGTGAAATTGTTGTTATCAACTGGTGCCTCCAGTTGTTCTTCACATTCACGAATAAGCCCTTCCGCGATCATGATGCACGGTTCTTTTGAACTCCGTGATCGCAAGATCTTGGCCGTGATCGCGAGAAAGTGAGCGCCTGACTTTGCGTTTGCGATGTAAGTGGGTTGCGATCGCGAAGGGATAAGTTGACCTGAATAGTGTATTTCCCAAAAAACGAGAATATGGTcaatttcctttattttttagaattcTAAGCTCGGTATAGGCAATTTTCAAAGGGATTTTTCATGGAAAACTATTGGGTAATCATTTTCAACTTATATCTTTGATTTCCATTGattaattcatgattttaacttcaaaatttagatttcaaattggaaattttggggGTTTTAGGAAATCCAAAACTCTATCAAAAGTTGGGTTTGTAAACTCATTTTAACcccatttttgaaatggttttcaccatTACATTCCTTACTACTTGGAGAatgttttcatttaaaaataatcaaataatctgatttttatataaaatatttgaccATTTTAGCCTTTTTCACTCAAATTGCTTGATTTTTGTGTCAATAGCTTCGAAAtatgattgtgagtctatatttgattagattatggtAACTTGGAGTATCATCGGAGGATAAAAGTGGTGGCTTCTAATTGCTCGTGAATTTTAGCTAAAGCAAGTGGAATTCTAatatttgttaagtatgttgaaccttgtattttcctatgtgagggGACTAGTGTGTTTTTGGtcattagattgagttgaattatatgaATTGAAGTGTGATAGTGGAATTTAGATAGGggtaattgtctaagtgttgtgAATTACGAGACattgatctattgtgtgattATGGACTATATGAcatcttatgtgaatatttatcttatttCACTCAACACTTGCGCATATATTTTATCTGTAATAGTTGATAAATGATATGAGTTAGGTACTGGATATTAGGACCGAGGTTTTTATCAGTTGAGGTAATTTACCAAGGTCTCTTCCGACGATCAAGGTCTTTTTCGGCGGATATTATGGCCAAGGTCACTTCTAGAAGATATTGGTTGAGGTCTCGTTTGACGGATACATGGTCTATGgaggcccccatgggttccgatTTAAGGTGATCAATGAATGTGTATCGTATGATATACATGCGTCATGATATTTGACATTGCACTTGCatctattttatcttttgattgattatgatttgagattttctGTGTTTGCCTGAGTATGTTGGCAGCACCATTACTACAGGACAATCTACTGAGGTTTTTGGGCGTGCTCGAGACAATGGCACAGACTGCAGTGCCGCGGGCACACCTGGTACATCACAGACCCAAGTGAGGGTCCAGGTCCCAGGCTAGCAGCAGGCTCTAGAGGCTTAAGGACAGGCGGGACAGCCGCTAGTAGTCCCTATAGATGAGGTTCCTACAATACTAGTAATTGATGGTTAGGATGCACCAGTAGCTGCATTGACTGAGGATGAGCAACGTCGTTATGAGAAGTTTAGGAAGATGGAACCATCTCAGTTCCATAGTGGGAAGATCGAGGATGCATATGAGTTATTGACCACTTGTAGGGAGCTTCTTGAGACAGTTGGGTTGGTTGAGTCCCATGGTGTTCGATATGTTACTCTTTAACTTTGTGGGATAGCTAGAGAGCGGTGGAGGACATATTCTAGATATTTACCAATTGGGTCTCCTCTAGTGACTTGAGAGTCATATATTGATGCTTTTTATGATCATTTCATCCTTTAGAGTATGAGGAAGGAGAGTTGCATCAGGTTTGAGAGCCTGAGGTAGGATGGGATATCCATTTCTAAGTATGAGGTTCGCTTCTGTCAACTAGCTAGACATGCCACTACTATCATCCTTGATGAGACTGAGAGGGTTCGTCATTTTGTAAGAGGTTTGACTTATTCTATCAGGCAATCGGTATTCTAGGtatctagagagagagagagagcctATTTTCAGTCAATGGTTAGTGCCGCCAAGGAGGCAGAGTTAATGGAGAAGGAAGAGTACGAGGACCCCAAGAAGGCCAGTGCTTCTGGTCAGTTTTCGGGTACCTTATCTAGAGGTAGAGGTTCTTACAACGGAGGTGGTTCCTTCCACTAAAGAGGGCCTATTCATGACTATATGCCAGTATTTGACGGGGGACAGAGTCACCGTGGATCATACAGTTCAGTCAGAGTTCATCCAGTTCATAGCATAGGCCTGTGGGATGGAGTGGTTATAGTATCCCTCATATTTCCTCACAGTAGCCGTCTGGTCCGAGATTGTGTTTTGGGTATGGATCCCTAGACTATATGGTTCGATAGTGCCCCATGCAGACTCATTCTGGTCTGCACCATACTTACACAGCAACGCCAGTTAGAGGTTCGGCACCACCAGTTAGAGGTTCAGCCCCACCCACTCAAGGTCGTGGTAGAGGTCAGTTCGATAGAGGTGGCCATACCAGAGGTAGGGGAGCGGTGATGCCCTAGAACAACAGGGTGGTAAAGGAGTTGCCAAGATGGTGCCCTTAGCTATGCCTAGTATAGATTGGCTATCTCCTTATCgtgctattcttgattgttatgccaaAATTGTGCCCTTAGCTATGCCTGGTAAGCCGTATATAGCATGTAAGTCTTTGAGTGGTTCCTATCCTAGTAGGGTTATTTCTTGTATCCGGGCCTGGCAATTAATCGATAAGGGTTGTTTGGCATATTTGGCATTTATTCATGATTCTGAGGTTGAGCCGCTTTCTATGGAGTCTATTCCTTTTGTTTGAGattttatggatgtattttctACCGATCTTCCAAGGGTTCTACCTAAAAGGGATATTAGCTTTGCTATTGATCTCGAGCCGGGCACCAAGCCCATTTTTGTTTCTCCTTATCATatggctccagctgagttgaaggagctaAAGTTGCAACTTCAGgatttgttgagtaaggggtttattcgccctagtgttTCTCCTTAGGGTGCTCTGGTGTTATTTATGATGAAGAAGGACGtgtctatgaggatgtgtattgactatagacagttgaataaggtgactgtcaagaataagtaccctcttccccgtatcaatgatttatttgatcagctttaaGGAGCAGCCTTATTCTCTAAGATCGATTTTAGATCCAGGTATCATCAGTTAAGGATTCGGCCTTTAGATATTCTTAAGACTGCTTTTTGGACCAgatatggccactatgagttccttgtcaTGTCTTTTAGGCTGACTAACACCCCAACAACATTTATGGAgttaatgaatagggtatttTATCCGTATCTGGATTCATTTGTGAttttcttcattgatgatatcttggtttactccaacACGGAGGCACATCATGTGCAATACTTGAGGATTGTGCTCCAAAAGCTTAGAGAGGagaagctttatgccaagttctccaagtgtgagtttggTTGAGTTTGGTGGCGTTCTTAGGGCATGTGGTGTCAAAGGAGGGCATTAGAGTCGATCCGACTAAGATCGAGGTGGTCCAAGGATGGACTAGGCCCACCTCAACTATAGAGATTCGTAGTTTTGTGGGTTTAGCATGGTATTGTCGTTGTTTTGTTCATAGCTTCTCTACGATAACAGCTCCATTGACCAGGTATGGTTGAAGGTCTAGCCcttgaagggtgtcatgaggttcggGAAGAAGGGCAAGCTGAGCCCTAGGTTTATTGACCCTTTTGAGACCGTAGATCGAGTGGAAGAGGTGGCCTACAGACTTGCTTTGCCACTTACTCTATCCTCTGTACATCCagtattttatgttttgatgcTACGGTGCTACCttctagatgagtctcatgtaATTTCCCATGATTCGGTTGAATTGAGCCCAGATTTGACATATGAGTAGGAGCCTATGGCTATTTTGGACAGGTAGGTTAGGAAATTGAGAACTAAGGAGATAGCTTCGGTGAAGGTCTAGTGGCGGAATCTGTCCTtggggaggctacttgggagttCGAGTCAGACATGCGGGCCCGTTACCCCCATCTTTTTGAGACTCCTGGTATGTCCTTTGCTATATGTTCGGGGacaaacatggtttttagtAGTGGAATTAGTCAAGGTGCGCGCAAGCTGATCCAAACACCACggtcataataaataaataaataatgtatttaaaattGAGTCATCTAATAAAAGTTTTTaatgtattaattatttatatactgAGAATCTAAAACATAATCTCATAAATGATGATATTTTTTGTGATCTTATAGAGTTGCTTTATAATGATGAAGCTTCACGAAAAACATAAAGTAACTTTTTTTCCTCTTAGTTTCATTTTTATAGGATAAATTTGATCAGTTTGAAtgcttaaaatataattatttattttcaccATATTTTTTCCCAAAAAGCCAACTAGAAAAAAGGTAAGAAGAAGTAgtaaaatgatagaaaaaagataagagggaaaaaaataaagaaggaatAAAACCATTAATGCTAATGGATGGGATTCAAAAGTCCATtttgtcaaaataataaatgCCTCATATAATTTAGTGCAATATTTTTTTAGGAGACAACTTTGTTTCCGAGAAAAACAGTTACTTCctctatttcaaaataattaaattgttaaaatattttttatattttaaattaacttAGTTGATTCTAAAAAGTAAtttaacaataattaataagggtaaaaacaaaaaataatgtataatTAATATGTTAATATTCTTTTCTTGAAAGGTGTAAAACATCccaataattcaattattttgaaatggaggGTATTATAATCTTTTACATTTGTGACCATAGTTAGGCCACATAATTGCAGTCATTTAGTAgcactaattaaaaaaaaatcaaataagatATTAGTAATACACAACAATAATGCATACGTTATTTTTTCTAATGCACCATACCAAACAAGCCCTTAAATCTAGGCCTGGGCGTTCGGTATTTAATTCGATATTTTCAAAGTTAGGGTTCGATAATCGATAATttaaagtatataccaaataccgaactttcaaacttcggtttGGTAATTCGATAATCGGtatatcaaactttaattcGGTACGGTATTTGGTAATACCATATTGAAGTCGAAGTCCAGTGTAAACTCGTGCCTGCCTGGCTGCCTTGCATGCCATTGTCTGATATTAGTTTTTGTAACAAGTAATCAGCTCGAGTTCGATAAGGAAAAATGATGTTGTAGGCTGATTgtcaacatttttttaaaagatgatACTTGATGAAACTTACATGAGTAGTGTTTGTTCTTTCAGCCACTCACTTTGAACCTTTCACAACTAGCTACACATTTCAGAAAAATAACTTGAAAGAGTCTTGGTAAAAGTTAATGTTCACATACATAAAGAAGAAAATCTCTCAAACTAAATGACATACACATGCTTCATTGAACCAGGGGTGGATTCAAAAGAAGTCATAAAAGAAGGAGAAATGTCTTCTTGAGCATTCACAACTTCTTTGATTATCTCCAAAACCTCTGCCATAGTAGGTCGTTCCTCTGGCAAACGATCCACACACTTGAGTGCTACATTTAGTAGAGGGAAATCATATATTTCAAAGTTTGCAACTTCACTATCAAACACTTCTCCAGTCCATTCTTCCCTCACTATGGATTTCATCCATTTGACAAGGTCCAATCCTGTCTTCTCCACAACTTTACCGGTCAACAGTTCTAGCAGAATCACCCCGAAGCTATAGACATTAGTTTCTTCTGTCAAGTTTTTCTCAGGGGCTGTGTAACTATTGTCTTTATAGAGACAACTTTTGTTGGGGTCTAGGAATTTGCAATATCCATACTCACTTATTAATGGCTCCCCTTTTTCGCTTAGTAGAATATTTGATGGCTTAATATTGCCATGAGGAATCACAATTCCTTTCTTTGAACTTCTGTATAGGTACGCGAAACCCCTTGCCATGCCAACTGCAATTGACAGCCTTTGTTTCCATGGGAAATTCCATTTCCCCTTAACATAATCTGCAACAATAAAGAACAACAATATGATAAAGAATTACAAGATGAGAAATTTGAAGTTCTTGACTACTTATAATTGGCTTACTTTTGAAAAGTGTTAGTAGACTTCCACTGTTCTGATATTTGTAGATAAGCATTTTTTCATCATTGCTAGAGTAGTAAGCAACAAGTGGAAGTACATTTTGATGCTTCAAGTTCCTTATCTTTTTCATCGTTCGCAAAAATTCCTTGAATCCCACTTGTAGAGTTGTAGTTTCTTCAGTCTCTTGACAGCAAACACACCACTCCAACATATAAAGCCTGGGGACTTCAACATAACCAGTTCAGAGCTCATAACCAGTTCAGAGCCCAAAATCCACCTGAAGACAAAAAAAAGACACACAAAAAAAAGTAGAAGCAGTTCATGTTGTCTATTACTCAACAACCCCTTTACAGCTTTGCTATCTATGACACTAGAAGAGAATAAGTTTGAAACTTAACACTTAACAGAGAGACACTTAACCATCTAATTATTTTGAAGATTGAAAAAGAATAACAACAGAATATGCTTGATTTCTTGAACTCTCAGGATCATTTACAAATTGCTCCATCAACCGCTTTAATGTACTGCTGCCGAATGCAATCTCTCCGCTAACGCTAAGCATCTTAACCTGCTCAGCCAGGAGGTCCATTTCATCTGACATGGATATACCTTTGTGTATTCAAACAGAACAGACAAAATCATCATGCTGCCCCACATACAATTTGTTCATAGAATGCAAGTGAAAATTCAGAGCCTTAACCTGACTACCTGAGGCATCTTGTGATTATAAATCAAGAACAAGAGAATCTTTTGAGCTATCATCCATatctaaaaagaatttaaaatgtgtCAACAATTAAACTaagtaaaaaattataaaaataaaatacaaaaaactgaaaaacataccaagttcaagtttcataagatcattaaaatcttcttcaacattgaTGGGATAAGGCCAATTTCGACGTCAATCTTGAAGACAAATAACAACTTGCACCAATTTCGGAGTCAAAGAACTCCTAATAGAGTAATTTCACATGCCAAGAAAATCAAGTGTTTACTACACACCTATGACCTACTAGAAAATCATCAATACAAAAAAGTGAAAAACCAAACACCAAAAAACGCACTTCTCTGTCAGTTGCTTGAGGCAGATTGGCGGTGCTTTTAGCTCACCTCGCGGTTTCACTCAACGTCTCTGATTTGGATGAATAGAAAGGGAAATCATAAATGACTCAATGAGATGAAGGTGGACAGTGGTGAACAACCGATCAGCGCCACAGGTGAAGGCGTGAAGCGGTGAAGGTGAAGAAGAACTCAGAAGTACTGAAGTATTGAGGTCTTAACAGCGCCACAGGTGAAGGCGTGAAGTGGTGAAGGTGAAGCAGAACTCACAACTCACAACTCAGAAGTATTAACTGAAGTATTGATGTATTAAGTTAAGTGTTAGGGTTAGACTATCGATTGACAATTAGGCTGGACTTAAATTATAACAATGGGCCTACCCTTTATGTTTAAAAGGAGTCTTTTAGGTGGCCCAACAGATTTAATTTTGATATTCGATATTTATCGAATACTGAACGGTATAATTATAAATACCGAATATTGAAATGTTAAATTTTGGTATCGAATATCGAACCG
It contains:
- the LOC129894672 gene encoding leucine-rich repeat receptor-like protein kinase PXC1 encodes the protein MKKIRNLKHQNVLPLVAYYSSNDEKMLIYKYQNSGSLLTLFKNYVKGKWNFPWKQRLSIAVGMARGFAYLYRSSKKGIVIPHGNIKPSNILLSEKGEPLISEYGYCKFLDPNKSCLYKDNSYTAPEKNLTEETNVYSFGVILLELLTGKVVEKTGLDLVKWMKSIVREEWTGEVFDSEVANFEIYDFPLLNVALKCVDRLPEERPTMAEVLEIIKEVVNAQEDISPSFMTSFESTPGSMKHVYVI